AAGTCAATGTTTCCTGATTCAATTAAGTCAGCTCCTTTTTTTCCAAAACCTATATGTAGAATGATTACCTATACTTCGTTAGATTATCGAAATATTTTAACTATATTGTATCGAACTTTCTCTATTGTTTCCAGCTTTAGCATGACATTTATTTGTTTTACAAGTTATACTATTAGTAAGATAGTCAGAATCAATTCAATTCATCAGCTACTCCCATTTGAAAAGGCTTACGTAAAATAAGAGTATGATATATGGAAGGATGATACTATTATGAAATGGAAAGCACTTCTGATCGGTGCTGGAATTGGTGCAGCAGCCGCATATCTATTTACTGAAGCATCAAAGCAGCAAGCCATAAAACCTGAAAAAGCTTTAAAAATTGCCAAGGAAGCGTTTAAAAAGCGCGGCCCTGTTGATGGCTCCTGGATCCAGATGGTGCCTGAGACGATTTTACGAAATGATATGTCCTACTCCATCTACAGAGGCGGAATTTCCAGAAGAATTGACGACGTATTGGAGCAATATGAATTCATCGTCGACAAGAATTCGGGAGTCATTTTGGATGTAAATCAATTAAAGTGACCACATGCCTGGCAGCTAAAAAACTGCCAGGCCTTTTTTATCTTTTCCGCTCTATTTTTTCTTGTATTTCATAAGATTCATTCCATTTTACTGCCCGGTAAAATGCATCATGATAAAAGGTAAACCATGCATTACGTCTTATCCCCTCTTTGATCCACTTCTCTTTTGCTTCTATTGATGCCATTGGATAATCATCATAAGCAAGGACCCATAAAGACGGGGAATGGGCGTGGGTAGGCATGAGATCTGCCATATGGATAAGCGTTTCTTCCCCTTGTGTCATTTCAATGATGGCGTGTCCATCACTATGTCCGCCAGTATGTATCATTTTTATCCCATCGAGGATGGTTATCTCTTCTTGAAATGTTTTCACTTGTTCTTCAATGCCTTGCCAGTTCATTTCCCAGTACGTATTTCTTGAACGAATATTGGGATTTCTCATTTCATTCCATTCGATTTCAGAAGCATAGATCGTCGCATTTGAAAATACAGATACATACTTATTTTGTGCTGCATCCCTTTTTGTGAGTCCGCACACATGGTCAAAATGCAGATGAGTCATGATGATCGTATCAATGTCTTCTGGCGTCAACCCAAGCTTTTGCAAATCTTCTTCCACAGATGACTCTTCCGTTGCACCGAAATTGCGTCTTTGTTTGTCGGAAAGCTTTCCTTTTCCAAGTCCTGACTCAATAAGGATATTGCGTTCTCCCATTTGAATCAGGATCGGGTCTGTTCTTAGCTCTATTTGATTTGTATCATTTACAGGGTACCTTTTTGACCACAAAGCCTTCGGCACCACACCGAACATTGCTCCACCATCTAGATGAGTCACTCCACCGTTCAACCAAGTCAGCTTCCACTTACCAAATGTTAGCGTTTCCATTTTGCGTCTCTCTCCCTTTATGAAAAGTTATATATGAGTTTATTGTAACAAAAAAAGCGCCCTCTCACTAACGGAAAGGGACGCTTCGTCATTTATTCTGGATATTTAACCTCACAACGGTAAATAGGGAATCCTTTGCTAGAAAACTTTTCCTCATATTCCGTCATGATATTGCCTTCAAACTCACTATTATGAAGATCTAGACTAACGTACTTTAACAGTAACCCGTACTCTGAGAAACTCATCAATGAATACTCAAAAAGACCACGGTTATCTGTTTTAAAGTGGATCTCCCCTTGTGGAACCAACACTTCTTTATACAGATCCAAGAACCCTTTGTAAGTTAATCTTCTCTTCTCATGTCGAGTTTTCGGCCATGGATCAGAGAAGTTCAAATAAACTCTGTCCACTTCACCGGCCTCAAAGTAGTCAGCTAACTTTTGCGCATTCACATTCAACAGTTTTACGTTAGGGATATCAGCCGCTACTGCTTTTTCCAATGCTTTGACAATGACACTTTCAAACAATTCTATACCAATATAATTGATAGTAGGATTTGCTTTTGCCATTTCTGTAACAAATGTTCCTTTTCCCGTTCCTACTTCAATGTGAATGGGGTTGTTATTTCCAAAGATTTCATTCCACTTTCCTTTTTGGTTTTCTGGATCCGGAATGCAATAAAAAGAATTTTCAGCAATAAAATCTGTTGCCCACGGTTTGTTTCTGAATCTCATGTCGGATGGTCACCTCGGCGTTTTAATAGTTTATAGTCGATGACAGAAAAAAACCGATCTCGATGGACCGATTCTTTTGTCGTGTATAAGAATGATAAATAAACAAAGGCTAGTACATATATAAAATAAAGGAGTGCTGACAAATGCCGTTAAATTATCATGATCAAATACATCTTCTAAAGGATATTTTGGCGGATCATCAAATTGATTGTTGCGGTTCTGTTGCTGAATATGAGCAGTTGGAGCGAGTCATCAAATCATTAATGGTCAATAATGAAATTGATCAGAATGTAAAGAACATTCTACAAGACATCTATTCCTATAGCCAAGCTGGCATCAATTCCAGTA
This window of the Sutcliffiella horikoshii genome carries:
- the trmB gene encoding tRNA (guanosine(46)-N7)-methyltransferase TrmB, producing the protein MRFRNKPWATDFIAENSFYCIPDPENQKGKWNEIFGNNNPIHIEVGTGKGTFVTEMAKANPTINYIGIELFESVIVKALEKAVAADIPNVKLLNVNAQKLADYFEAGEVDRVYLNFSDPWPKTRHEKRRLTYKGFLDLYKEVLVPQGEIHFKTDNRGLFEYSLMSFSEYGLLLKYVSLDLHNSEFEGNIMTEYEEKFSSKGFPIYRCEVKYPE
- a CDS encoding YtnP family quorum-quenching lactonase; this encodes METLTFGKWKLTWLNGGVTHLDGGAMFGVVPKALWSKRYPVNDTNQIELRTDPILIQMGERNILIESGLGKGKLSDKQRRNFGATEESSVEEDLQKLGLTPEDIDTIIMTHLHFDHVCGLTKRDAAQNKYVSVFSNATIYASEIEWNEMRNPNIRSRNTYWEMNWQGIEEQVKTFQEEITILDGIKMIHTGGHSDGHAIIEMTQGEETLIHMADLMPTHAHSPSLWVLAYDDYPMASIEAKEKWIKEGIRRNAWFTFYHDAFYRAVKWNESYEIQEKIERKR
- a CDS encoding YtzH-like family protein, with product MPLNYHDQIHLLKDILADHQIDCCGSVAEYEQLERVIKSLMVNNEIDQNVKNILQDIYSYSQAGINSSNDHDHNQLHQSKFTNWIDSIDQYS
- a CDS encoding PepSY domain-containing protein; its protein translation is MKWKALLIGAGIGAAAAYLFTEASKQQAIKPEKALKIAKEAFKKRGPVDGSWIQMVPETILRNDMSYSIYRGGISRRIDDVLEQYEFIVDKNSGVILDVNQLK